The following proteins are encoded in a genomic region of Aerococcaceae bacterium DSM 111021:
- a CDS encoding RluA family pseudouridine synthase, protein MNKHMTYYTTEEATELLKFMIDELAPKSRNNVKSMLAREQFFVDGKAVTQFNHPLKKGQKVGVLSNEGAKKTAALEGVKILHEDDDIIVIHKDVGILSVAGQDRTQDTAYRQVTKYVQEGNRRNRIFVVHRLDRDTSGVMIYAKTEQVKEKLQENWHSIVKERTYTALVEGVVRKPKGRIESWLTESKTMKVYSNDYDNGGKHAITHYIKKQNSANYTLLEVELETGRKNQIRVHMEEIGHPVAGDKKYGARTNPLKRLGLHATTIAFTHPTTGNLVRYSSPVPKSFMKLSR, encoded by the coding sequence ATGAACAAACATATGACCTATTACACAACCGAAGAAGCAACCGAATTACTCAAATTTATGATCGACGAATTAGCACCCAAAAGCCGTAACAATGTTAAATCCATGCTAGCGCGCGAGCAGTTCTTTGTCGATGGAAAAGCAGTCACACAATTTAATCATCCCTTGAAAAAAGGGCAAAAAGTCGGCGTTCTATCTAATGAAGGCGCGAAAAAGACCGCAGCGCTTGAAGGCGTGAAAATCTTACATGAAGACGATGATATTATAGTCATCCATAAAGATGTAGGGATTCTCTCAGTCGCTGGACAAGACCGAACACAAGACACAGCCTACCGCCAAGTCACAAAATACGTGCAAGAAGGTAACCGCCGAAACCGCATCTTCGTTGTGCACCGCCTTGATCGCGACACATCCGGCGTCATGATCTACGCCAAAACCGAACAAGTCAAAGAAAAGTTACAAGAAAACTGGCATTCAATTGTTAAAGAGCGGACATATACAGCGCTCGTTGAAGGTGTAGTCCGCAAACCCAAAGGCCGGATCGAATCGTGGTTGACTGAAAGTAAAACAATGAAAGTCTACTCAAATGATTACGATAACGGTGGTAAGCACGCGATTACCCACTACATAAAAAAACAAAACAGTGCCAACTATACACTGCTTGAAGTTGAACTCGAAACTGGACGCAAAAATCAAATCCGTGTTCATATGGAAGAGATAGGACACCCAGTTGCCGGTGATAAAAAATACGGTGCAAGAACGAATCCATTAAAGAGGCTTGGACTGCACGCAACAACCATTGCATTTACGCACCCAACAACAGGTAATTTAGTTCGTTATAGTTCGCCTGTTCCAAAGAGCTTTATGAAGTTGTCGAGATAA
- a CDS encoding co-chaperone GroES: MIKPLGKRVVIKVAETEETTASGFVLPSSAKEKEQFGEIVEIGPEIEEKDAVKVGDTVFFKNFSGTEVDYDGESFMIIEHKDLLAVLA; the protein is encoded by the coding sequence ATGATTAAGCCTTTAGGAAAACGTGTTGTAATTAAAGTAGCAGAGACAGAAGAAACGACTGCAAGTGGTTTTGTATTACCAAGTTCAGCGAAAGAAAAAGAACAATTCGGTGAGATTGTTGAAATAGGACCAGAAATTGAAGAGAAAGACGCTGTCAAAGTGGGCGACACTGTGTTCTTCAAGAATTTTTCTGGAACAGAAGTTGACTACGATGGTGAGTCATTCATGATTATCGAGCACAAAGACTTGTTAGCAGTCTTAGCATAA
- a CDS encoding DUF1456 family protein, producing MNNNDRLTRLRYALDIKDDDMLTIFSLGGLTVSKDELLEFLDKLPKDDKLADNEYTRELSDEAFERFLNGLITSQRGAKDGASEPKLELNAGNANNLLLKKVKIALKLTSDDMLDILDQAGVEISNSELSAVLRKEGHRNYKPCGDRYVRNFLKGLAIDFRR from the coding sequence ATGAATAACAATGATCGATTAACACGCTTGCGCTATGCGCTGGATATTAAAGACGACGACATGTTAACCATCTTCTCTTTGGGTGGTTTAACGGTGAGTAAAGATGAATTACTCGAGTTTTTAGACAAGTTACCAAAAGATGATAAGCTGGCTGACAATGAATACACTCGCGAGTTGAGTGATGAGGCGTTTGAACGTTTTTTAAACGGTTTAATCACCTCTCAACGCGGAGCTAAAGACGGCGCGAGTGAGCCAAAATTAGAGTTAAACGCCGGGAATGCGAATAATTTGTTGCTGAAGAAAGTCAAGATTGCGTTGAAATTAACGAGTGATGATATGTTAGATATATTAGACCAAGCTGGTGTTGAGATTTCTAATAGTGAATTGAGCGCTGTGTTACGCAAAGAAGGCCACCGCAATTATAAACCGTGCGGCGACCGTTATGTACGTAATTTCTTAAAAGGATTGGCGATTGATTTCCGTCGTTAA
- a CDS encoding FadR family transcriptional regulator, translated as MEQSLVERASDAITKLIIEQDLEPGDKLPNEYELAASLDIGRGTLREAVRALVSRNILEVKQGSGTYVSQNLGVSDDPLGFSLIKDTAKLTEDLFELRYILEPEVALLAAQKRTPKQLERLEDIANQIEETIEQAKHIHIGLDIEFHAKLVKMSGNHAMNHLVPIINQSITLYNTHYTSTQNKQDAINSHREIVEAIRNQNLMQAKYSMQMHIANNQRQLKKRRESLIAWRFEAAEKRL; from the coding sequence ATGGAACAATCATTGGTTGAGCGAGCAAGTGATGCAATTACTAAGTTAATTATCGAACAAGATTTAGAGCCGGGAGATAAATTACCTAATGAGTATGAATTGGCCGCGTCTTTAGATATCGGACGCGGGACGTTAAGGGAAGCGGTGAGAGCCTTAGTCTCGCGGAATATTCTTGAAGTCAAGCAAGGGTCAGGGACTTACGTGAGTCAAAACTTAGGTGTCTCGGATGATCCATTAGGCTTTTCATTAATTAAAGATACCGCAAAACTCACTGAAGACTTGTTCGAGTTGAGATATATTCTAGAACCAGAAGTAGCACTTCTAGCGGCACAAAAGCGAACACCCAAACAACTTGAGCGCTTAGAAGATATTGCCAATCAGATTGAAGAAACCATTGAACAAGCCAAACACATTCATATCGGCTTGGATATAGAATTCCATGCCAAACTTGTCAAAATGAGTGGCAATCACGCGATGAACCATTTGGTGCCAATCATTAATCAATCGATTACCTTATACAATACTCACTACACGAGTACACAAAATAAACAGGATGCGATCAATTCGCATAGGGAAATTGTAGAAGCCATCCGTAATCAAAATCTGATGCAAGCGAAATATTCAATGCAGATGCATATTGCAAATAATCAAAGGCAATTGAAAAAGAGACGAGAGAGTCTTATTGCCTGGCGTTTTGAAGCAGCTGAGAAAAGGCTGTAG
- a CDS encoding redox-sensing transcriptional repressor Rex, whose product MAKDIPKATALRLPIYHRYLRFLQHAGKKRISSTELSEAVKVDSATIRRDFSYFGALGKRGYGYDVDHLLDFFSRILNQDRLTSVGLVGVGNLGNALINYNFRKSSNVRIGAAFDVNPEIVGTIQQGVPVYSMDELEEQIRQQQIEIIILSVPQVVASDIVDRIIEAGVKGIMNFTPLRFEVPRSVRVQNVDLTNELQTLIYFIDSNMDDAEDFSDFEKK is encoded by the coding sequence ATGGCGAAAGATATTCCTAAAGCGACTGCCCTGAGATTACCCATCTATCATAGGTATTTACGTTTCTTGCAACATGCAGGAAAAAAACGTATTTCATCAACGGAATTAAGTGAAGCTGTGAAGGTAGATAGTGCGACGATTCGTCGTGATTTTTCGTATTTTGGAGCGTTGGGAAAACGTGGGTATGGATATGATGTAGATCATTTACTCGATTTTTTCTCACGGATTTTGAATCAGGACCGTTTAACGTCGGTTGGATTAGTGGGTGTAGGTAATTTGGGGAATGCACTGATTAATTATAATTTCCGAAAAAGCAGTAACGTCCGTATTGGTGCTGCGTTTGATGTGAATCCTGAGATTGTTGGAACGATTCAACAAGGTGTGCCAGTCTATTCGATGGATGAACTTGAGGAGCAGATTCGTCAACAACAGATTGAGATTATTATCTTATCCGTGCCTCAAGTTGTGGCGTCAGATATTGTGGACCGAATTATTGAAGCGGGAGTTAAAGGGATTATGAACTTTACACCACTTCGTTTTGAAGTGCCACGTAGTGTACGCGTCCAGAACGTTGACTTAACGAATGAATTACAGACCTTAATATACTTTATTGATAGTAATATGGATGATGCAGAGGATTTCTCTGATTTTGAGAAAAAGTAA
- the groL gene encoding chaperonin GroEL (60 kDa chaperone family; promotes refolding of misfolded polypeptides especially under stressful conditions; forms two stacked rings of heptamers to form a barrel-shaped 14mer; ends can be capped by GroES; misfolded proteins enter the barrel where they are refolded when GroES binds) encodes MAKDLKFSEDARAALLRGVDILADTVKVTLGPKGRNVVLDQQFGSPTITNDGVTIAREIELEDRFENMGAQLVMEVASKTNDIAGDGTTTATLLTQAIAREGMKNVTSGANPVGIRRGIEMATRAAVEALQALSQPVSSKESIAQVASVSSGDDKVGQLIADAMEKVGQDGVITIEDSQSIDTELSVVEGMQFDRGYLSQYMVTDNEKMIADLENPYVLITDRKITNIQDVLPLLESVMQTSRPLLMIAEDIEGEALPTLVLNKLRGTLNVVAVKAPGFGDRRKAMLEDLAILTGATVISEELGFELKDATPDHLGTAGKVSVTKDNTTIVEGAGSKEQIENRVGLIRAQIEDTTSEFDREKLQERLAKLGGGVAVIKVGAATETEQKEIKLRIEDALNATRAAVAEGIVAGGGTALVNVQDAVNALEAEGDEATGIAIVARSLEEPIRQIAENAGAEGSVVVSKIRTSEKGIGYNAATGKFESMIEAGIVDPTKVTRTALQNAASVAALLLTTEAVVADIPSDMPEMPGGMGGGMPGMM; translated from the coding sequence ATGGCAAAAGATTTAAAATTTTCAGAAGACGCACGCGCAGCCTTACTACGTGGTGTGGATATTTTAGCGGATACAGTTAAAGTAACTTTAGGGCCAAAAGGTCGTAACGTTGTTTTAGACCAACAATTTGGTTCACCAACAATTACTAATGATGGTGTAACAATCGCTCGTGAGATCGAATTAGAAGATCGCTTCGAGAACATGGGTGCACAATTAGTGATGGAAGTTGCTTCAAAAACGAACGATATTGCTGGTGACGGTACAACGACAGCAACATTACTAACACAAGCAATTGCTCGTGAAGGAATGAAAAATGTTACTTCAGGTGCGAACCCAGTTGGCATTCGTCGCGGAATTGAAATGGCAACACGTGCTGCGGTTGAAGCTTTACAAGCATTATCTCAACCTGTATCTTCTAAAGAATCGATTGCACAAGTGGCATCTGTTTCTTCTGGAGACGATAAAGTTGGGCAATTAATCGCGGACGCTATGGAAAAAGTAGGACAAGATGGCGTGATTACAATTGAAGATTCTCAATCAATCGATACGGAGTTATCAGTGGTTGAAGGAATGCAATTTGACCGTGGTTACTTATCACAATACATGGTCACAGATAACGAGAAAATGATCGCGGATCTTGAGAATCCATACGTTCTAATTACAGACCGTAAAATTACAAACATCCAAGATGTACTACCTTTATTAGAGAGCGTAATGCAAACAAGTCGTCCGTTATTAATGATTGCGGAAGATATTGAAGGGGAAGCATTACCTACATTAGTCTTAAACAAATTACGTGGAACATTAAACGTGGTTGCGGTTAAAGCACCAGGTTTCGGTGACCGTCGTAAAGCAATGTTAGAAGACTTAGCTATTCTTACAGGTGCGACAGTTATATCTGAAGAATTAGGCTTCGAATTGAAAGATGCGACACCAGATCACTTAGGTACGGCTGGTAAAGTATCTGTAACTAAAGACAACACAACAATTGTTGAAGGTGCTGGTTCGAAAGAACAAATCGAAAACCGTGTTGGTTTAATCCGTGCACAAATCGAAGACACAACAAGTGAATTTGACCGTGAGAAATTACAAGAACGCTTAGCTAAATTAGGTGGCGGGGTTGCGGTAATCAAAGTCGGTGCAGCAACTGAAACAGAACAAAAAGAAATCAAATTACGTATCGAAGATGCTTTAAATGCTACTCGTGCAGCTGTTGCGGAAGGTATTGTTGCGGGTGGTGGTACTGCTTTAGTTAACGTACAAGATGCAGTCAACGCACTTGAAGCTGAAGGCGACGAAGCAACGGGTATCGCAATTGTCGCTCGCTCATTAGAAGAGCCAATTCGCCAAATCGCTGAAAACGCTGGAGCAGAAGGTTCTGTAGTCGTATCAAAAATCCGTACATCTGAAAAAGGTATCGGATACAATGCGGCAACTGGTAAATTTGAAAGCATGATTGAAGCAGGTATCGTGGATCCAACTAAAGTAACACGTACAGCTTTACAAAATGCAGCTTCTGTAGCAGCATTATTATTAACAACTGAAGCAGTTGTAGCAGACATCCCATCAGATATGCCTGAAATGCCAGGCGGAATGGGCGGCGGAATGCCAGGTATGATGTAA
- a CDS encoding LPS chain length-determining protein, whose amino-acid sequence MEQEISLLDLWNLFRKYFVRIVGMTVIGAALAIVFMMLFVDREYQSQAQLIVNQSSGQDTAIQYSEIQSNVYLVNTYRDIIQGQAVLEAVNDNLGNVFTTGELRDAISVEQSQNSQAFYITATLGSPTDAQNVVNNLVTEFENALREVYTDDVSGVYVMSSASYNPNPTSPSIIMYGLIGGMLGFIVMVGIALIRELMDNRVKSVDDLTNMGLIRLAEINELTPKQVKDNRYRIETTDRQSRRRV is encoded by the coding sequence ATGGAACAAGAAATTAGTTTATTAGATTTATGGAATCTTTTTCGTAAGTACTTTGTGCGTATAGTTGGAATGACAGTGATTGGGGCAGCCTTAGCAATTGTCTTTATGATGTTGTTTGTTGACCGTGAGTACCAATCACAAGCTCAATTAATCGTGAACCAAAGTTCAGGCCAAGATACAGCGATACAATACAGTGAGATTCAATCGAATGTCTACTTAGTGAATACGTACCGTGATATTATTCAAGGTCAAGCAGTATTAGAAGCAGTCAATGATAACCTTGGTAATGTATTCACTACTGGTGAATTACGTGATGCGATTAGTGTGGAACAATCGCAAAACTCACAAGCATTCTATATCACGGCTACACTAGGGTCACCAACTGATGCACAAAATGTCGTGAACAACTTAGTGACTGAATTTGAAAACGCACTGAGAGAAGTCTACACAGACGATGTCTCAGGGGTCTATGTGATGTCATCAGCTTCATATAATCCAAATCCTACATCACCAAGTATCATAATGTATGGATTAATTGGAGGAATGTTAGGGTTTATTGTCATGGTAGGTATCGCATTAATTAGAGAATTAATGGATAATCGAGTTAAATCCGTGGACGACTTAACGAATATGGGCTTGATCCGCTTAGCAGAGATTAATGAATTGACGCCAAAACAAGTAAAAGACAACCGTTACCGTATTGAAACAACTGACAGACAAAGCAGAAGGAGAGTGTAA
- a CDS encoding LCP family protein, with the protein MKKFTQNFLVIFFTIAFTLTPSVFVEAEDVEESDSGHLSFLFLGVDTGDLDRVDQGRSDTLMVLDINTETNQGVLASIPRDAYVEIEGYGMDKINHAYAFGGLELSLDTVNSFLETEINDYVVVNMGGLKEIIDAVGIIEVTPPTSFSIGGYSFTAGVPVELDSEMALAYARERYTSGGDYARQERQREIVQAIIQKVASVESIMNFIPMFSALSNNIETNLTLPQLFELFQLYNADMSIQEYQLEGAGEMIDGIYYDQINSDSLAELKGLLHN; encoded by the coding sequence ATGAAAAAATTTACACAGAACTTTTTAGTTATATTTTTTACAATCGCATTCACGTTGACTCCGAGTGTGTTTGTTGAGGCAGAAGACGTTGAGGAGTCAGACTCAGGACATCTATCCTTCTTGTTTCTTGGTGTTGATACGGGAGATTTAGATCGAGTAGACCAAGGGCGTTCAGATACGTTGATGGTATTGGATATAAATACAGAGACGAATCAAGGCGTATTAGCAAGTATACCCCGCGATGCTTATGTTGAAATCGAAGGCTACGGAATGGATAAAATTAATCATGCCTATGCATTCGGAGGATTGGAATTAAGTCTAGACACTGTTAATAGTTTCTTAGAGACAGAGATTAACGATTACGTTGTGGTGAATATGGGTGGGCTAAAAGAAATTATAGATGCGGTTGGAATCATTGAAGTGACACCACCTACATCATTCTCTATTGGCGGCTATTCGTTTACTGCTGGGGTGCCAGTTGAGTTAGATAGTGAGATGGCATTAGCGTATGCTAGAGAACGTTATACATCTGGCGGAGACTATGCGAGACAAGAGCGCCAACGTGAAATCGTTCAAGCAATTATTCAAAAAGTAGCATCGGTTGAGTCAATTATGAACTTTATCCCAATGTTCTCTGCCTTATCGAACAATATCGAGACCAACTTAACGTTGCCACAACTCTTCGAGCTATTCCAGTTGTATAATGCTGACATGAGTATCCAAGAATACCAATTAGAAGGTGCTGGCGAAATGATTGATGGCATCTATTATGACCAGATTAATAGCGATTCGTTAGCCGAACTAAAGGGGCTATTACATAATTAA
- a CDS encoding polysaccharide biosynthesis protein: MENRSLSTRFVKWIENLNNFQKSAVWVLSDFLCFCIGSAAAYIFYTGMINPRIEGYFMFTMIAFLINIVVSRVFNLNTRINRYSGMRDLFSLFLSFLLSGSLSGLITIFFDFIIALRYMVLAGILAGLAAVGLRVLWQNIYLLKDRRRTKNGDTIKQVIVVGAGDGGSLFVENHKRHPEDIEVVAILDEDTKKRGKNISGIKVAGDLSSLKELSERYDIEKAIIAIPSLTPQDYERIITELNKYDIKPFKMPKVEDVITGVYQVDQGTKKVEIGDLLGRQEIQLNEDRLRSEIEGKTIAITGAGGSIGSEITRQISRFNPKRVLLIGHGENSIYLIYQELQQLDTMTEFVPVIADVQDYERILQLFKEEEVDIVYHAAAHKHVPLMEWNPEEALKNNILGSYNVARAVDQAKVGKMVMISTDKAVRPPNVMGATKRVAELIVTGMNKQSESIFCAVRFGNVLGSRGSVIPLFEKQIAAGGPVTVTDFRMTRYFMTIPEASRLVVFAGAHAEGGEVFILNMGEPVKIVDLARKLILLSGHTESQIPIVESGIRPGEKLYEELLTSGEMVEDQIDENIFIGKVVDTSMSETIEFVESLHELDSRQLKQAIIEFANNSAE; the protein is encoded by the coding sequence GTGGAAAATCGAAGTTTATCCACTCGTTTTGTAAAGTGGATAGAAAATTTAAATAATTTTCAAAAATCAGCAGTATGGGTATTGTCGGACTTCTTATGCTTCTGTATCGGATCGGCAGCAGCTTATATCTTCTATACAGGGATGATTAATCCTCGGATTGAAGGCTACTTTATGTTTACCATGATTGCGTTCCTCATTAATATCGTTGTGAGTCGGGTATTTAATTTGAATACACGAATCAACCGATATAGTGGAATGCGGGACTTATTCTCATTATTTCTATCATTCTTATTAAGTGGGTCATTAAGTGGGTTAATCACTATTTTTTTTGACTTTATTATTGCCCTTCGTTATATGGTGCTTGCAGGGATACTGGCAGGGCTTGCAGCAGTAGGCCTAAGAGTATTATGGCAGAATATCTATCTGCTTAAAGACCGTCGAAGAACCAAGAATGGCGACACAATCAAACAAGTGATTGTGGTGGGTGCAGGGGACGGCGGCTCGCTCTTTGTTGAGAATCATAAGCGTCACCCCGAGGATATCGAAGTGGTTGCGATTCTAGATGAAGACACGAAAAAGCGTGGAAAAAATATCTCAGGGATAAAGGTAGCTGGAGACTTATCAAGTCTGAAAGAACTGTCAGAACGCTATGATATTGAAAAAGCAATCATTGCGATACCAAGTTTAACGCCTCAAGATTATGAGCGTATTATTACTGAATTAAACAAATATGACATTAAGCCGTTTAAGATGCCCAAAGTTGAAGATGTGATTACTGGAGTCTACCAAGTTGATCAAGGAACTAAGAAAGTTGAGATTGGAGACCTGCTAGGTCGTCAAGAAATCCAACTCAACGAAGATCGATTAAGAAGTGAGATAGAAGGTAAGACCATTGCGATCACCGGAGCCGGTGGATCAATCGGGTCAGAAATTACTCGTCAAATTAGTCGCTTTAATCCAAAGCGTGTCCTACTCATCGGACATGGTGAGAACTCAATCTATTTAATCTATCAAGAACTTCAACAATTAGATACAATGACTGAATTCGTTCCTGTGATTGCGGATGTTCAAGATTATGAACGCATCCTTCAACTATTCAAAGAAGAAGAAGTGGATATTGTCTATCACGCTGCAGCTCATAAGCATGTTCCTTTAATGGAATGGAATCCAGAAGAAGCCTTAAAGAATAATATTCTAGGGTCTTACAATGTAGCCCGAGCAGTTGATCAAGCTAAAGTCGGTAAGATGGTGATGATATCAACTGACAAGGCAGTTCGCCCACCCAATGTGATGGGAGCAACAAAACGTGTTGCTGAATTAATCGTAACAGGCATGAACAAACAAAGTGAATCCATCTTCTGTGCTGTTCGTTTTGGTAACGTACTAGGAAGTCGAGGAAGTGTGATCCCGCTATTTGAAAAGCAAATTGCGGCAGGTGGACCCGTAACAGTGACAGACTTTAGAATGACTCGTTACTTTATGACGATACCAGAAGCAAGCCGATTAGTAGTCTTTGCTGGTGCGCATGCAGAAGGTGGAGAAGTATTCATCTTGAATATGGGTGAGCCCGTGAAGATAGTGGATTTAGCACGTAAGTTAATTCTACTAAGTGGGCATACGGAGTCACAGATACCAATAGTAGAATCAGGTATTAGACCTGGTGAGAAGTTATATGAAGAATTACTAACATCAGGCGAAATGGTAGAAGACCAAATTGATGAGAATATCTTTATCGGTAAAGTGGTTGATACATCAATGAGTGAAACAATCGAATTTGTTGAAAGTCTACATGAATTGGATTCAAGACAATTAAAACAGGCTATTATTGAATTTGCGAATAATAGTGCTGAATAA
- a CDS encoding MFS transporter, producing the protein MEQNVELRKGKRPFGKRDLIGYFFGDFGCNMSFALQSTYLFIFYTQHIGIRLEHWAIIILITKIFDGINDPIAGFLIDKIGARAKGDKFKPWIKYGGPVLALVPMLMFIDSSGWSYVARLGICFVTYLAWDLAYTVVNVPYGALNSVMTTDPVQRTQLSTVRSYGAILASLPLGIIIPMFVYENQAVNGETVSMFVGQNMFIIAGALGLVALASFAILYFNVEERVVVEPELNEDGEIVEAGVISTVKSLAKNRPFWGMMVSAVGLLLFTMGANQLYQLTLQMYYNDGTLSSYLTLMYIAPLVFGGIFGTALVKRFGKKNVSSYPLIFAAILLSGAYFIEIPNPYVYLGIILVATTIGFGQTLYTWALMSDVIDYQEYISGSRNEGSVYALYSMGRKMMQGISSSVVPFAITMIAPTLVANDPSTWTTQSSLGIRNLSIIFAVIGNVIMFIGFHFIYNLDNKKLEEVNAELNARRNKKATANVGVEVVPEPVDGGLVTAVETV; encoded by the coding sequence ATGGAACAGAATGTGGAATTAAGAAAAGGCAAGCGTCCTTTTGGTAAACGTGACTTGATTGGGTATTTTTTCGGAGACTTTGGATGTAACATGAGTTTTGCTTTACAATCGACGTATCTATTTATCTTCTATACGCAGCACATTGGAATTCGTTTAGAGCATTGGGCTATTATTATTTTAATTACAAAGATTTTTGATGGGATTAACGATCCGATTGCTGGGTTCTTGATTGATAAAATTGGTGCACGTGCTAAAGGTGACAAGTTTAAACCTTGGATTAAATACGGTGGGCCGGTACTAGCGTTAGTACCAATGTTAATGTTTATTGATTCATCGGGCTGGAGTTATGTTGCACGATTAGGAATTTGTTTTGTGACTTACTTAGCTTGGGACTTAGCGTATACAGTTGTTAACGTACCTTATGGTGCTTTAAACTCAGTTATGACAACGGATCCAGTTCAAAGAACACAATTATCGACTGTTAGAAGTTACGGTGCGATTCTTGCTTCGTTACCATTAGGAATTATCATTCCAATGTTTGTATATGAGAATCAAGCAGTGAATGGGGAAACAGTAAGTATGTTCGTTGGACAAAACATGTTCATTATCGCTGGAGCATTAGGACTTGTGGCTTTAGCATCATTCGCGATTCTATACTTTAACGTTGAAGAGCGTGTGGTTGTAGAACCTGAATTGAATGAAGACGGTGAAATCGTTGAAGCCGGCGTAATCAGTACAGTTAAAAGTTTAGCGAAGAACCGTCCTTTCTGGGGAATGATGGTGTCAGCTGTAGGTTTATTATTATTCACAATGGGTGCCAACCAGTTATACCAATTAACACTTCAAATGTATTATAACGATGGAACGTTATCTTCTTACTTAACATTAATGTATATTGCACCGCTTGTGTTTGGTGGAATCTTTGGAACAGCTTTAGTTAAGCGTTTTGGTAAGAAAAATGTGTCATCGTATCCATTAATATTTGCAGCAATCTTACTAAGTGGCGCATATTTTATCGAAATACCAAATCCATATGTATACTTAGGGATTATCTTAGTAGCAACAACAATTGGTTTCGGACAAACATTATATACTTGGGCTTTAATGTCAGATGTTATTGATTACCAAGAATATATTAGTGGCTCACGTAACGAAGGGTCAGTGTACGCACTGTATTCAATGGGACGTAAAATGATGCAAGGTATCAGTAGTTCGGTTGTACCTTTCGCAATTACAATGATTGCACCAACATTAGTGGCAAATGACCCATCAACGTGGACAACTCAAAGTTCTTTAGGTATCCGTAACTTATCAATTATCTTCGCAGTTATAGGTAACGTGATTATGTTTATTGGTTTCCACTTTATCTATAACTTAGATAATAAGAAATTGGAAGAAGTTAACGCTGAATTAAATGCACGTCGTAACAAAAAAGCGACAGCAAATGTTGGTGTTGAAGTCGTTCCAGAGCCTGTTGACGGAGGCTTAGTGACAGCTGTAGAAACTGTTTAA
- a CDS encoding pyridoxamine 5'-phosphate oxidase family protein, with the protein MEVNDIMQILEKDMKVAVFATVDTNGKPHARHAHIGVANEQGVFFMTSPTTNFYQQLENNPKVAITTMSEDGYLVQVIRIEGKVRQVGKERLQELLANNPYVEQVYPDDNIRQGMQVFQLYEGDGFYHSMSQGHKYTFKIGK; encoded by the coding sequence TTGGAAGTAAATGATATTATGCAAATTTTAGAAAAAGATATGAAAGTGGCTGTCTTTGCAACTGTGGACACAAATGGAAAACCACATGCCAGACATGCCCATATCGGGGTTGCCAACGAACAGGGCGTCTTTTTCATGACTAGTCCAACGACAAATTTTTATCAGCAACTCGAAAACAATCCCAAAGTAGCAATCACAACAATGTCCGAAGATGGCTACCTCGTCCAAGTCATTCGAATCGAAGGAAAAGTGCGCCAAGTCGGGAAAGAGCGCCTGCAAGAACTCCTTGCCAACAATCCTTATGTCGAGCAAGTCTATCCAGATGACAATATCAGACAGGGCATGCAGGTGTTTCAGCTGTATGAAGGAGACGGATTCTATCATAGTATGTCACAAGGGCATAAGTATACATTCAAGATAGGCAAATAA